A region of Leptotrichia massiliensis DNA encodes the following proteins:
- a CDS encoding TraX family protein, with product MSLFILKIIGLITMFVDHYQVMIGGSEILRVIGRLSFPIFAFTLNEGYVHTRNLKKYLLRLFCFAVVIQGLFILCADGRDINIFFTLFLGLFTICILNLKKSWIKEPFMKIIKAILIIFILYFSQKINLDYGAYGILLIMIFNIFRNNNLKILISFLTLNIFNLVFPNVFQIVHTQIFSLISLIFIFLYNGEKGRNIKYFFYLFYPIHFFILGIIKFF from the coding sequence TTGAGTTTATTTATATTAAAAATAATTGGATTAATCACGATGTTTGTAGATCATTATCAGGTTATGATTGGTGGAAGTGAGATTCTGAGAGTTATTGGAAGGCTTTCCTTTCCAATATTTGCTTTTACGTTGAATGAAGGGTATGTACATACTCGGAATTTGAAAAAGTATTTGCTGCGATTATTTTGCTTTGCGGTAGTTATTCAGGGTCTTTTTATTTTATGTGCAGATGGTAGGGATATAAATATATTTTTTACATTATTTTTGGGACTTTTTACAATTTGTATTTTAAATTTAAAAAAGAGCTGGATAAAAGAACCATTTATGAAAATTATAAAAGCTATTTTAATCATATTTATATTGTATTTTTCTCAGAAAATTAATCTTGATTATGGTGCGTATGGAATTCTATTAATAATGATTTTTAATATTTTTAGGAATAATAATCTTAAAATATTAATCAGTTTTCTCACTTTAAATATTTTTAATTTGGTTTTTCCAAATGTTTTTCAAATTGTTCATACACAGATTTTTTCATTAATTTCATTAATTTTTATTTTTTTGTATAATGGGGAAAAAGGAAGAAACATAAAATACTTTTTTTATTTATTTTATCCAATACATTTTTTTATTTTAGGGATAATAAAGTTTTTTTAG
- a CDS encoding thioredoxin family protein — protein sequence MALLDSNIVEQLKGYFDKINGNIELVAFLNDSEKSAELDSFLQEVDAISGKVNYVKKSFDNDKADLEKANLTRPTSFTILKDGENTGINFSGIPGGHEFNSFILAVLGLAGLGKKLEGEQLSKVESVNKPVNIETFISLSCTHCPDVVQALNLISTNNKNITTTMVDSAVFFEEAKEKDIQAVPVVFINGEQKSVGAKTIEELITLVANA from the coding sequence ATGGCTTTATTAGATAGTAATATTGTAGAACAGTTAAAAGGTTATTTTGATAAAATTAATGGAAATATTGAATTAGTTGCATTTTTGAATGATAGTGAAAAATCAGCTGAATTAGATAGCTTCTTACAAGAAGTTGATGCAATTTCTGGAAAAGTAAACTATGTAAAAAAATCATTTGACAATGATAAGGCTGACTTAGAAAAAGCAAACCTTACTCGTCCAACATCTTTTACAATTTTAAAAGATGGGGAAAATACTGGAATTAATTTTTCAGGTATTCCTGGAGGACATGAATTTAACAGCTTTATTCTAGCAGTTTTGGGACTTGCAGGACTTGGGAAAAAACTGGAAGGAGAGCAGCTTTCAAAAGTTGAATCAGTTAATAAGCCTGTAAACATTGAAACATTTATTTCATTATCATGTACACATTGTCCAGATGTAGTTCAAGCTTTAAACCTAATTTCAACAAATAATAAAAATATTACAACAACAATGGTAGACAGTGCAGTATTTTTTGAAGAAGCAAAAGAAAAAGATATTCAGGCAGTACCAGTTGTATTTATAAATGGAGAACAAAAATCAGTTGGTGCAAAAACTATTGAAGAATTAATAACGCTTGTTGCCAACGCATAA
- the ahpC gene encoding alkyl hydroperoxide reductase subunit C: MSLIGKKIENFTAQAYQNEEFKEVSFEKDMLGKWNVFVFYPADFTFVCPTELEDLEDHREELEKLGFNVYSVSTDTHFTHKAWHDHSEAIGKVKYAMIGDPTKAISREFEVLNEESGLAFRGTFIVNPEGKIVAYEVNDEGIGRDASELVRRAKAAKFVADNPGLVCPAKWKEGEATLKPGLDLVGKI, from the coding sequence ATGTCGTTAATAGGAAAAAAAATTGAAAATTTTACAGCTCAAGCTTATCAAAACGAAGAATTTAAAGAAGTGAGCTTTGAAAAGGATATGTTAGGAAAATGGAATGTTTTCGTATTTTATCCAGCTGACTTTACATTTGTGTGTCCAACTGAATTGGAAGATTTAGAAGACCATAGAGAAGAATTGGAAAAATTAGGATTTAATGTTTATTCAGTAAGTACTGATACTCACTTTACTCACAAAGCATGGCACGATCACTCAGAAGCAATCGGAAAAGTTAAATATGCAATGATTGGAGATCCTACAAAAGCTATTTCAAGAGAATTTGAAGTATTAAACGAAGAAAGTGGACTTGCATTCAGAGGAACATTTATCGTAAATCCTGAAGGGAAAATCGTTGCTTATGAAGTAAATGACGAAGGAATCGGAAGAGATGCATCAGAATTAGTAAGAAGAGCAAAAGCTGCAAAATTCGTAGCTGATAACCCAGGATTAGTTTGTCCAGCAAAATGGAAAGAAGGAGAAGCTACTTTAAAACCAGGATTAGATTTAGTAGGTAAAATTTAA
- a CDS encoding response regulator transcription factor — MYKVLIADDNKQIVSILSEYCKKNNFTVSTVFDGETALKEIEENEFDIILLDVMMPKKDGFDVCRQVRTFSNVPIIMITARGEDYEKIMGLEIGADDYIVKPFSPGEIIARINAILRRITPKNDESTKIFTFDNLEIDLNNFTVKINDEIISLTKKEIEILWTLATNQNKVFTRENLLDLIWGFDYFGESRTVDTHIKRLRAKLDNYKHEKWNIKTIWGVGYKFDILEK; from the coding sequence ATGTATAAAGTATTAATCGCAGACGATAATAAACAAATTGTTTCTATACTGTCAGAATACTGTAAAAAAAATAATTTTACTGTAAGTACTGTTTTTGATGGGGAAACGGCATTAAAGGAAATTGAAGAAAATGAGTTTGATATAATACTTTTGGATGTAATGATGCCAAAAAAAGATGGTTTTGATGTATGCAGGCAAGTGCGTACTTTTTCAAATGTTCCAATTATAATGATTACAGCACGTGGAGAAGATTATGAAAAAATAATGGGACTGGAAATAGGGGCAGATGACTATATAGTAAAACCTTTCTCGCCTGGAGAGATAATTGCAAGAATAAATGCAATTTTACGTAGAATAACACCTAAAAATGATGAAAGTACAAAAATTTTTACATTTGATAATCTTGAGATTGATTTGAATAATTTTACGGTAAAGATAAACGATGAAATAATTTCGTTGACTAAGAAAGAAATAGAAATTTTATGGACTCTTGCAACAAATCAGAACAAAGTTTTTACAAGAGAAAATTTGTTGGACTTAATATGGGGATTTGATTATTTTGGAGAAAGCCGTACTGTCGATACGCATATAAAAAGACTTCGTGCAAAGCTTGACAATTATAAGCATGAGAAATGGAATATTAAGACAATTTGGGGAGTTGGCTATAAATTTGATATTTTAGAAAAATAA
- a CDS encoding YoaK family protein has product MGKRIKKIFFNGEEYPPETFRLGMMLCMVGGFMDAYTFVTRGKVLANAQTGNVVYLAINLQRGDFGKAFNYFMPILVFTFGILFTEFIRVKFEKHRIFRWQQIVIFYQVIIMFFISFIPSGNWNIVVNMIMSFIAAIQYQGFRKIRGLAGATTMCTGNLRSGMENLFKYINTENKSYLQNFWIYLGLDGFFFIGAMLCVVLVKIYGIGALLACCILLVAVFIIMFKETI; this is encoded by the coding sequence ATGGGTAAAAGAATAAAAAAGATTTTTTTTAATGGAGAGGAGTATCCGCCAGAGACATTTAGATTAGGAATGATGCTGTGCATGGTTGGAGGATTTATGGACGCATATACTTTTGTTACACGTGGAAAGGTACTTGCTAATGCACAGACAGGAAATGTTGTTTATCTTGCTATAAATTTACAAAGGGGAGATTTTGGAAAAGCCTTTAATTATTTTATGCCTATTCTGGTTTTCACATTTGGAATATTATTTACTGAATTTATTAGAGTAAAATTTGAAAAACATAGAATTTTTAGATGGCAGCAAATTGTTATATTTTATCAAGTTATAATAATGTTTTTTATTTCATTCATTCCAAGTGGAAATTGGAATATTGTTGTAAATATGATTATGTCGTTTATTGCCGCAATTCAATATCAAGGATTTAGAAAAATTAGGGGACTGGCAGGAGCGACAACAATGTGCACTGGGAATTTACGAAGCGGAATGGAGAACTTATTTAAATATATAAATACAGAAAACAAGTCGTATTTACAAAATTTCTGGATATATTTAGGATTAGATGGATTTTTCTTTATTGGGGCAATGCTTTGTGTAGTTTTAGTGAAAATATATGGTATAGGAGCGTTGCTTGCTTGCTGTATTTTACTGGTTGCGGTGTTTATTATAATGTTTAAGGAGACTATTTAA
- a CDS encoding Fic family protein has translation MIERTIPDKPNSKNQKYRKSERIIK, from the coding sequence TTGATTGAAAGGACGATTCCCGACAAACCTAATAGTAAAAATCAGAAATACAGGAAATCGGAAAGAATTATTAAATGA
- a CDS encoding MFS transporter → MNLIDKNTKVYYISTFLLFLASTMPHSILTVLFLKKGLLMSQIVLMQSFFNLSMIIFEIPSGVMSDLYSRKKVYILSLVTLVITFFLIIFSKSLFWLSVAYVIYGGANALETGTIDVVLINSLKNNETGLQKFLKYQKQISTFSSILGSGIGFLLYFKIGVNIYFISITLILLNIFLTTLFFSDENKKANENINFQIFKRHIAECISELKEKRVMKYYFIFFGIIQIFIQSHFQLWQKLFLDKGIGEKNFFVMYVLFQIIVIIAYNTNILMITAKKLYLLLILIFLLTINIIILKNNLIFTGIYLILCTIFFIINYYFEFHFNKILSKEKISAITSMKSFFSRIFSFGTLFISSLLLRKISVVNLFAINVTVVIFVVMYLIFRINRSIRIKT, encoded by the coding sequence ATGAATCTTATAGATAAAAATACCAAAGTTTACTATATTAGCACCTTTTTACTATTTTTAGCTTCCACAATGCCACATTCCATTCTGACTGTACTTTTTCTGAAAAAAGGCTTGTTAATGTCGCAGATTGTGCTAATGCAGTCTTTTTTTAACCTTTCAATGATTATTTTTGAGATTCCAAGCGGAGTAATGTCGGATTTATATTCAAGGAAAAAAGTTTATATTTTATCATTAGTTACCTTGGTTATAACGTTTTTTCTGATTATTTTTTCCAAAAGCCTATTTTGGTTATCGGTGGCATATGTAATATATGGGGGAGCAAATGCACTGGAAACTGGAACAATTGATGTAGTTTTAATAAATAGTTTGAAAAATAATGAAACTGGATTGCAAAAATTCTTAAAATATCAAAAGCAAATTTCGACTTTTTCTTCTATTTTAGGTTCAGGAATAGGATTTTTACTTTATTTTAAGATAGGTGTAAATATTTATTTTATTTCTATTACTTTGATACTTCTCAATATATTTCTAACAACTTTATTTTTTTCCGATGAGAATAAAAAAGCAAATGAAAATATAAACTTTCAAATTTTTAAAAGGCATATAGCCGAGTGCATTTCTGAATTGAAAGAAAAAAGAGTAATGAAATATTATTTTATATTCTTTGGAATTATACAAATTTTTATCCAAAGCCATTTTCAGTTATGGCAAAAACTTTTTTTAGATAAAGGAATTGGAGAAAAGAATTTTTTTGTTATGTATGTACTGTTTCAAATAATTGTGATTATCGCATATAATACGAATATTTTAATGATAACTGCAAAAAAGTTATATTTACTCCTAATTTTAATATTTTTATTGACAATAAATATAATAATTTTAAAAAATAACCTTATATTTACAGGAATATATTTAATATTGTGTACAATTTTTTTTATAATTAACTATTATTTTGAATTTCACTTTAATAAAATCCTGTCAAAAGAAAAAATAAGTGCAATAACTTCTATGAAGTCTTTTTTTTCAAGGATTTTCTCATTCGGAACATTATTTATTTCCAGTTTATTATTAAGAAAAATTAGTGTTGTTAATTTATTTGCGATAAATGTTACAGTTGTTATTTTTGTGGTTATGTATTTAATTTTTAGAATTAACAGATCTATTCGAATCAAGACGTAA
- a CDS encoding helicase — translation MKSELDQKNEIERIFKFMENKERTIRIYRKVDVNETMEERHKKVMEGLSKLEAPLGLKDSKIPETPDFGTELICFYDAKNVKTKGVSIEGSYDWRDERMLSACWDKLHYEFKTTYKLIDYKKIIYEDLPKVINVFDPYVADLYVAYNGAYEEGRTPETRTYGESINPEFLKLKEKNCNIGMLGDVLFTLSPVMYFNEESYSKLIKIPKEELLIKLKNKAKGVLLLEKGIYIIFNDKADITYEEFVEMNNIFKPLMGLI, via the coding sequence ATGAAATCAGAGTTAGACCAGAAAAATGAAATTGAAAGGATATTTAAATTTATGGAAAATAAAGAAAGAACTATCAGAATATACAGAAAAGTAGATGTAAATGAAACGATGGAAGAAAGGCATAAAAAAGTTATGGAAGGACTGTCGAAACTGGAAGCTCCTTTAGGATTGAAAGATAGTAAAATTCCAGAAACACCTGACTTTGGGACAGAATTAATATGTTTTTATGATGCTAAAAATGTTAAAACTAAAGGAGTTTCAATAGAAGGTTCATATGATTGGAGAGATGAAAGGATGTTATCGGCATGTTGGGATAAGTTACATTATGAATTTAAGACAACATACAAGTTGATAGACTATAAAAAAATAATATATGAAGATCTTCCAAAGGTGATAAATGTTTTTGATCCTTATGTTGCTGATTTATATGTAGCTTATAATGGTGCTTATGAGGAAGGAAGAACTCCGGAAACAAGAACTTATGGAGAAAGTATAAATCCTGAATTTTTAAAACTGAAGGAGAAAAATTGTAACATAGGAATGCTGGGAGATGTATTATTTACATTATCTCCAGTGATGTACTTCAATGAAGAGAGTTACAGTAAGCTAATAAAAATACCTAAGGAAGAGCTTTTGATAAAACTTAAGAATAAAGCGAAGGGAGTCCTGTTACTTGAAAAGGGTATATACATTATTTTTAATGACAAGGCAGATATTACTTATGAAGAATTTGTAGAAATGAATAATATATTTAAGCCATTAATGGGATTAATTTAA